A single genomic interval of Calypte anna isolate BGI_N300 chromosome 3, bCalAnn1_v1.p, whole genome shotgun sequence harbors:
- the IL20RA gene encoding interleukin-20 receptor subunit alpha: protein MRNILHWSAPEGTGDGVLYKVKYSVYGVGKWIRKPECRNIKRTWCDLSNETADYEEQYYASVKAFLNGMCSDWMETTRFNPLTDTKIDPPMVSVSSTEKSISIILTAPEMWKRSPEGESVSLLQVYPGLQYNVSVLNKKTKKRWYFSISNNTLVVPWLEPGTAYCVSAQIHVTTPLLHSGFSKEYCIATLQDKTADEAIKIVFGYVLPIMLAALIISMTCYCVHRYIHVSKQRHPKNLVWHYTDKCKEIVFIPCEKIVVNLITVNVDEYKPPQESNHVSESKSPHYYTVYSGIKEKDLPSKEELEMKHLFDISHEELSHKKDILPDGDQTGIWSSYGQPGTENTLRQESAGIVEYEHDVRAEDLSPAQKLEDLSLKEKTFSPRELLGETQIALGDLIIMETGQLYCPQLEVMATDPCLGQKVEKLCLKMVDAADELPGMTHINLVNLDTEKSGQTSCPQLEKLAQDLREKEGEQTILVDWDLYTGRLYIPTLPGLENQVCEGVLKCDDPDKEGILSRLYEKKVSVESSDDQEMYLLQFKEQWGLHVEMED from the exons ATGAGGAACATCCTCCACTGGTCAGCACCAGAAGGCACAGGAGATGGAGTACTCTACAAGGTGAAGTATTCAGT ATACGGTGTTGGCAAGTGGATTAGAAAGCCAGAATGCAGAAATATCAAGAGAACATGGTGTGACCTCTCCAATGAGACAGCTGACTATGAAGAACAGTACTATGCCAGTGTTAAAGCCTTCCTAAATGGGATGTGCTCTGACTGGATGGAGACCACACGATTCAACCCTCTTACAGACA CTAAAATTGATCCACCTATGGTAAGTGTATCTTCTactgaaaaatctatttcaatCATTCTGACTGCTCCTGAGATGTGGAAGAGAAGTCCTGAGGGAGAATCTGTATCTCTGCTTCAAGTGTATCCTGGCCTGCAATACAATGTGTCTGTCctcaacaaaaaaacaaagaagcgG tGGTACTTCTCCATCAGCAATAACACCTTGGTTGTGCCCTGGCTAGAACCTGGAACAGCTTATTGTGTCAGTGCACAAATACATGTCACCACACCACTGTTGCACAGTGGCTTCTCTAAAGAATATTGCATTGCTACTTTGCAAG ATAAAACAGCAGATGAGGCTATAAAAATCGTATTTGGATATGTTCTGCCTATCATGCTTGCTGCCCTTATTATCTCAATGACATGCTATTGTGTGCACAGGTACATTCACGTCAGCAAACAGAGACATCCAAAAAACCTG gtgTGGCACTACACTGACAAATGCAAGGAAATAGTTTTTATACCATGTGAAAAAATAGTGGTGAATCTTATCACTGTTAATGTGGATGAGTACAAGCCACCTCAGGAATCCAATCATGTatcagaaagcaaaagtccCCATTATTACACTGTTTACAGTGGCATCAAAGAGAAAGACTTACCTTCAAAAGAAGAACTGGAAATGAAACACTTGTTTGATATTTCACATGAAGAGCTTTCACATAAAAAGGATATTTTACCAGATGGGGACCAAACTGGGATCTGGTCATCTTATGGTCAGCCTGGAACAGAGAACACTTTGAGACAGGAAAGTGCAGGGATTGTAGAGTATGAACATGATGTAAGAGCTGAAGACCTCAGTCCTGCTCAGAAACTAGAAGACCtcagtttgaaagaaaagactttttccCCCAGAGAACTATTGGGTGAGACACAGATTGCTTTGGGGGACTTAATTATCATGGAAACAGGACAGCTCTATTGTCCCCAACTGGAGGTGATGGCAACAGACCCTTGTTTGGGACAGAAAGTAGAGAAACTTTGTCTGAAGATGGTTGATGCCGCAGATGAATTGCCAGGCATGACCCACATCAACTTGGTGAACTTGGATACTGAAAAATCTGGGCAGACATCCTGTCCTCAGCTGGAAAAATTAGCACAGGACCTCAGGGAGAAAGAGGGTGAACAGACCATATTAGTAGATTGGGATCTTTACACTGGAAGACTGTATATTCCTACTTTGCCTGGTCTTGAAAATCAGGTGTGTGAAGGAGTACTCAAATGTGATGATCCTGACAAAGAGGGAATTTTGTCCAGACTTTATGAGAAAAAAGTATCTGTTGAGTCATCAGACGACCAAGAAATGTATCTCTTGCAATTCAAGGAACAGTGGGGGCTGCATGTAGAAATGGAAGACTGA